The following proteins come from a genomic window of Campylobacter concisus:
- a CDS encoding motility protein A: protein MDLGTVVGWVLTLVLLFGSMAIGVGIGPYIDVPSIMIVFGGTIGVMMVGFKMETLKGIGKFYGVAVKPPVVVNLPETIKKIVDYSTKARRDGILALESEVNNETNQFLKKGLSMAVDGNEPDAIRALLEIDIDQTSARHTNNIKIFEQIGGFAGAMGMIGTLIGLVAMLLNMSDPSAIGPSMAVALLTTLYGAMIGNIIGAPVANILSIRDSDEALEKQVILEGIMAIQAGDNPRTLEAKLLAFLPPKDRKSQFE, encoded by the coding sequence ATGGATTTAGGAACCGTCGTCGGCTGGGTTTTGACCCTAGTGCTTTTGTTTGGATCAATGGCAATTGGCGTTGGTATAGGACCATATATCGATGTACCTTCGATAATGATCGTTTTTGGTGGTACTATCGGCGTTATGATGGTTGGCTTCAAGATGGAGACGCTTAAAGGTATTGGTAAATTTTATGGTGTTGCCGTTAAGCCACCCGTTGTTGTAAATTTGCCTGAGACTATAAAAAAGATAGTTGATTACTCTACAAAAGCTAGACGCGATGGAATACTAGCGCTTGAGAGCGAAGTAAATAACGAAACAAATCAGTTTTTAAAAAAAGGTCTTTCAATGGCTGTCGATGGTAACGAGCCAGATGCTATAAGAGCGCTTTTAGAGATTGACATAGACCAAACTAGTGCTAGACATACAAATAACATTAAAATTTTTGAACAAATTGGCGGTTTTGCTGGTGCGATGGGTATGATCGGTACTCTAATAGGTCTTGTTGCGATGCTTCTTAACATGTCAGATCCTAGTGCGATCGGCCCATCAATGGCGGTTGCTTTGCTTACGACACTTTATGGTGCGATGATAGGTAACATTATCGGTGCACCTGTGGCAAATATTCTCTCTATACGTGACTCTGACGAGGCACTTGAAAAACAAGTCATTTTAGAGGGCATCATGGCGATACAAGC
- the glmU gene encoding bifunctional UDP-N-acetylglucosamine diphosphorylase/glucosamine-1-phosphate N-acetyltransferase GlmU, whose translation MNNTSIIILAAGLGTRMKSTRPKVLFELCGEPMIIHILKQAYAITNDVSVVLHYEKELISKKIKEIFPQTKIFEQDLANFPGTAGAIKGVSLSGEKVLVTCGDMPLVRSTDLMRLANAEADVVMSSFEAANPFGYGRVIIKNGKAEAIVEQKDASEAQLAIKSVNAGCYCFKREALEQILPLINNQNAQKEYYLTDAIKIANEKGLKCVAVSVSEQNFMGINDKFQLSIAEKIMQDEIKQNLMKAGVLMRMPESIFIDSRAKFEGECVLEENVSILGECLIKESIIKSSSVIESSVIKNSDIGPLAHIRPNSEISDTHIGNFVEVKKGVLGGVKAGHLSYLGDCEIESGTNIGCGTITCNYDGKAKYKTKIGKNVFVGSDTQLVAPVNIADNVIIAAGSTITKDVESGALAIGRARQENKSGFFEKFFGKDDVKK comes from the coding sequence ATGAACAATACTTCAATCATAATTTTAGCGGCTGGTCTTGGCACCAGGATGAAATCAACCCGCCCAAAAGTGTTATTTGAACTTTGCGGTGAGCCGATGATAATTCACATCTTAAAACAAGCCTATGCCATCACAAATGACGTTAGTGTCGTACTTCACTACGAAAAAGAGTTAATTAGCAAAAAGATAAAAGAAATTTTCCCTCAAACTAAAATTTTTGAGCAAGATCTAGCAAATTTCCCTGGAACTGCAGGCGCGATAAAGGGCGTTAGCCTAAGCGGCGAAAAGGTGCTTGTTACTTGCGGAGATATGCCACTTGTTAGATCAACTGACCTCATGCGCCTAGCAAATGCCGAAGCAGACGTAGTTATGAGCTCATTTGAAGCTGCAAATCCTTTTGGCTACGGCAGAGTCATCATAAAAAACGGCAAAGCTGAGGCCATCGTCGAGCAAAAAGATGCGAGCGAAGCACAGCTTGCCATAAAAAGCGTAAATGCTGGTTGTTACTGCTTTAAGCGCGAGGCGTTAGAGCAAATTTTACCACTCATAAATAATCAAAACGCGCAAAAAGAGTACTACCTAACTGATGCTATAAAAATAGCAAATGAAAAGGGTTTAAAGTGCGTTGCAGTGAGTGTTAGCGAGCAAAATTTCATGGGTATAAATGATAAATTTCAGCTTAGTATCGCTGAAAAAATAATGCAAGATGAGATCAAGCAAAATTTGATGAAGGCTGGCGTTTTAATGCGCATGCCTGAGAGCATTTTCATAGACAGTAGGGCTAAATTTGAAGGCGAATGCGTGCTCGAAGAAAACGTAAGTATCCTTGGCGAGTGTCTCATCAAAGAGAGTATTATCAAAAGCTCATCAGTGATCGAAAGTAGCGTCATCAAAAACTCAGATATCGGCCCACTAGCTCACATAAGGCCAAATTCTGAAATTTCTGACACACACATAGGAAATTTTGTCGAGGTTAAAAAAGGCGTTCTTGGAGGCGTAAAAGCTGGGCATTTGAGCTATCTTGGCGACTGCGAGATAGAAAGTGGCACAAACATCGGATGTGGTACAATCACATGCAACTACGACGGCAAGGCAAAATACAAAACCAAAATCGGTAAAAACGTCTTTGTAGGCTCAGATACACAGCTAGTTGCCCCTGTAAATATCGCTGATAACGTCATCATCGCAGCAGGAAGCACCATCACAAAAGACGTTGAAAGCGGTGCATTAGCGATTGGCAGAGCTCGACAAGAGAACAAAAGCGGCTTTTTTGAGAAATTCTTTGGCAAAGACGATGTTAAAAAATAA
- the coaBC gene encoding bifunctional phosphopantothenoylcysteine decarboxylase/phosphopantothenate--cysteine ligase CoaBC, translating into MLKNKKILLAVCGSIAFYKAFEILSLLKKKGADVYVALSDGALEFCSVSGFEALSEHKILSSQTQNWQDGVNHISYSKMDLVLIAPASVNTINKLTAGICDNVFMQTLIAASHVPLVVALAANNNMIEHFATQNSLEILKKNGALVVEPVLKTLACGDVGKGGLASPEVIVEAAIKRLSKTLFAGKKVVITGGATTEKIDDVRAITNFSSGKMAKALARAFYYSGAEVKLLASFETSSELFECLKFSSSSDLLELCKSECEDANLLVMCAAVSDFIPTKIDGKIKKEDVGEILSLSLKRNVDILQSLKEFSCKKIGFKLEISSESAHKNARVMLEQKGLDAVCLNILGEKNSFASEQNEINFITKNNETLLPLAAKDEIARHIVELAANL; encoded by the coding sequence ATGTTAAAAAATAAGAAAATTTTACTAGCTGTTTGCGGTAGTATCGCCTTTTATAAGGCTTTTGAAATTTTATCACTGCTTAAAAAGAAAGGCGCTGATGTTTATGTGGCTTTAAGTGACGGAGCGCTTGAATTTTGTAGTGTAAGCGGCTTTGAGGCGCTAAGCGAGCATAAAATTTTAAGCTCTCAAACACAAAACTGGCAAGATGGCGTAAATCACATATCCTACTCTAAAATGGACCTAGTCCTAATAGCGCCAGCCTCGGTAAATACGATAAATAAGCTAACAGCTGGCATCTGTGACAATGTCTTCATGCAAACGCTAATCGCCGCCTCGCACGTACCCTTAGTCGTTGCCCTAGCTGCAAATAACAATATGATCGAGCACTTCGCGACACAAAATTCGCTTGAAATTTTAAAGAAAAACGGCGCTTTAGTGGTTGAGCCAGTTCTTAAAACTCTAGCTTGTGGTGATGTTGGCAAGGGCGGTCTTGCAAGCCCTGAAGTGATAGTAGAAGCTGCCATAAAAAGGCTTAGCAAGACACTTTTTGCAGGCAAAAAAGTAGTTATAACTGGTGGCGCGACAACTGAAAAGATAGATGATGTAAGAGCTATTACAAATTTCTCAAGTGGCAAGATGGCAAAAGCCTTAGCTAGAGCCTTTTACTACTCAGGTGCGGAGGTAAAACTACTTGCTAGTTTTGAAACTAGTAGTGAGCTATTTGAATGTCTTAAATTTAGCTCAAGTAGCGATCTTTTGGAGCTTTGCAAAAGCGAGTGTGAAGACGCAAATTTACTTGTAATGTGCGCTGCGGTGAGCGATTTTATACCAACAAAAATTGATGGCAAGATAAAAAAAGAGGATGTTGGCGAAATTTTAAGCTTAAGTCTAAAGAGAAATGTCGATATTTTGCAAAGCTTAAAAGAGTTCAGCTGCAAAAAGATCGGCTTTAAGCTTGAAATCTCAAGTGAGAGCGCACACAAAAATGCCAGAGTAATGCTAGAGCAAAAGGGGCTTGACGCAGTTTGCCTAAATATCTTGGGTGAGAAAAATAGCTTTGCAAGCGAGCAAAATGAAATAAATTTTATCACGAAAAATAATGAAACTTTGCTACCGCTTGCCGCAAAAGACGAGATCGCAAGACATATCGTGGAGCTAGCGGCAAATTTATGA
- the uppS gene encoding polyprenyl diphosphate synthase, with translation MNELNHLAIIMDGNGRWAKKRGFLRTNGHEAGANVVSDMCEFCIDNGVKILSLYAFSTENWKRPQKEVEFLMNLLKKFLILKRDDFIKNRIKFNTIGDISPFSDELKNEIEITKNTTRENKNLLLNLAINYGSKDEIIRAVKKLNLEGVDINETSLNAALDESEPVDLLIRTGGESRLSNFMLWQASYAELFFTPTLWPDFSKDELTSIVSKFKNIERRFGGV, from the coding sequence TTGAATGAATTAAACCACCTTGCTATTATCATGGATGGAAATGGACGCTGGGCTAAAAAACGTGGATTTTTGCGGACAAATGGGCACGAAGCTGGAGCAAATGTAGTAAGCGATATGTGCGAATTTTGTATCGATAATGGAGTGAAAATTTTAAGCCTTTATGCATTTAGCACTGAAAACTGGAAAAGACCACAAAAAGAGGTCGAGTTTTTGATGAATTTGCTTAAGAAATTTCTCATTTTAAAGCGTGATGATTTTATAAAAAATAGGATCAAATTTAACACAATTGGCGATATTTCGCCATTTAGCGATGAGCTAAAAAACGAGATAGAGATCACCAAAAACACTACAAGAGAGAATAAAAATTTATTATTAAATTTAGCGATAAACTACGGCTCAAAGGATGAGATTATTAGAGCTGTGAAAAAGCTAAATTTAGAAGGTGTAGATATAAACGAAACAAGCCTAAATGCAGCACTTGATGAGAGTGAGCCGGTGGATCTTCTCATTAGAACTGGTGGCGAAAGTAGACTCTCAAATTTCATGCTCTGGCAGGCAAGCTACGCGGAGCTATTTTTTACGCCAACACTTTGGCCTGACTTTAGCAAGGATGAGCTTACAAGCATCGTTAGCAAATTTAAAAATATAGAGCGAAGATTTGGCGGAGTTTAG
- a CDS encoding prepilin peptidase — translation MDNLVIFFAVFTFVLGICVGSFSNVLIYRLPKNESINFPASHCPNCDHKLNFYHNVPIFSWIFLGGKCAFCKQKISLIYPAIELVSGILFLICFFKECGEILSIETLLYALFLGLCFIMLLALSVIDIRYKAVPDPLLFAALFFAFIYALMLFIVKGNFAQILNLFLFALIFWVLRFVVSFAIKKEAMGSADIFIAAIIGAILPAKLALVAIYLAALFTLPVYALVQKKGYELAFVPFLSLGLLIAYAFKEQILEILRFIYE, via the coding sequence ATGGATAATTTAGTCATCTTTTTTGCCGTTTTTACTTTTGTTTTGGGTATTTGTGTGGGCTCATTTTCAAATGTGCTGATATATCGCCTACCAAAAAATGAGAGCATAAATTTTCCAGCTTCTCATTGCCCAAACTGCGATCATAAGCTAAATTTCTATCACAATGTTCCAATTTTTTCGTGGATATTTTTAGGCGGCAAATGTGCCTTTTGTAAGCAAAAAATAAGCCTCATTTATCCAGCAATCGAGCTAGTTTCTGGGATACTTTTTTTGATCTGTTTTTTTAAAGAGTGCGGCGAAATTTTAAGTATAGAAACATTGCTTTACGCGCTATTTTTAGGGCTTTGTTTTATAATGCTGCTAGCTCTTAGCGTCATAGATATAAGATATAAAGCTGTGCCGGATCCGCTTCTTTTTGCAGCACTATTTTTCGCATTTATCTACGCTTTGATGCTTTTTATAGTTAAAGGAAATTTTGCCCAAATTTTAAATTTATTCCTTTTTGCACTTATCTTTTGGGTGCTTAGATTTGTCGTAAGTTTTGCCATAAAAAAAGAAGCGATGGGTAGTGCAGATATCTTTATAGCAGCGATCATCGGAGCTATTTTGCCAGCCAAACTGGCTCTAGTGGCGATCTATCTTGCAGCGCTTTTTACACTTCCAGTCTATGCGCTCGTTCAAAAAAAGGGCTATGAGCTGGCTTTTGTGCCATTTTTAAGTCTTGGCTTACTTATTGCATACGCTTTTAAAGAGCAAATTTTAGAAATTTTAAGGTTTATTTATGAGTAG
- a CDS encoding LptF/LptG family permease, which produces MSRVNRYLLFNFLGTFASLFSTLFLIMSIVFFIQIARITSYIEISFGELFKLYSFMLPRVLLFVVPIAFFVSLAMTLFRLSKENESIVIFTLGGSPNKIAKFFLIFSAFLSTALLVIATIMIPIAAQLNANFIDYKKTVAKLNLKPTQFGQKFSDWMVYVGSEMQDNNGTTYKDIVMFNPYIKDSQRLITAKNAKITNTNQSIELSLADGKMYDIKDEIYHQSNFKSMKIRTTQSEEISDIGSIKEYWTEANSSEKRRKDLSTYVLVALFPLASTLFAISFGIVTYRYEKGMVYVGTFGVLFGYFTLIMLFSSKPSFAIPLIFFVFLLAGILLFKAKIMRRY; this is translated from the coding sequence ATGAGTAGAGTGAATAGATATCTTTTGTTTAACTTCCTAGGGACTTTTGCGTCGCTATTTAGTACGCTTTTTTTGATCATGTCGATCGTATTCTTCATCCAGATCGCGCGCATCACTTCTTACATTGAAATCAGCTTTGGCGAGCTTTTTAAACTCTACTCATTTATGCTTCCACGCGTACTACTTTTTGTCGTACCTATCGCATTTTTTGTATCACTTGCGATGACACTTTTTAGGCTATCAAAAGAGAACGAGAGTATCGTCATTTTTACGCTTGGTGGCTCACCAAATAAGATTGCTAAATTTTTCTTAATATTTTCAGCATTTTTAAGCACCGCTCTACTTGTAATCGCTACCATAATGATACCAATAGCCGCACAGCTAAATGCAAATTTTATTGATTATAAAAAGACTGTTGCAAAGCTAAATTTAAAACCAACTCAGTTTGGACAAAAATTTTCTGACTGGATGGTCTATGTGGGTAGTGAAATGCAAGATAACAACGGCACTACCTATAAAGATATCGTGATGTTTAATCCTTACATTAAAGACTCCCAACGCTTAATCACTGCTAAAAATGCAAAGATCACTAATACAAATCAAAGCATTGAACTCTCCTTAGCAGATGGAAAAATGTATGACATAAAAGATGAAATTTATCATCAAAGTAACTTCAAATCTATGAAGATAAGGACTACCCAAAGTGAAGAGATAAGCGATATAGGCAGTATAAAAGAGTACTGGACGGAGGCAAATAGTAGTGAAAAAAGAAGAAAAGACCTTAGTACGTATGTACTTGTTGCACTATTTCCACTTGCCAGTACACTTTTTGCTATAAGCTTTGGCATCGTTACTTATAGATATGAAAAAGGCATGGTTTATGTTGGGACATTTGGCGTTTTATTTGGGTATTTTACGCTCATAATGCTATTTTCATCAAAGCCATCTTTTGCGATTCCACTCATATTTTTTGTTTTTTTATTGGCAGGAATTTTGCTTTTTAAAGCCAAGATCATGCGAAGATACTAA
- the truA gene encoding tRNA pseudouridine(38-40) synthase TruA has translation MKIQLIYSYDGSKFQGSQTQPHENGVEDELSRALAHVGIFEKIVSSSRTDKNVHAINQSSSVICGDHFKNLEHLKELINRHAHPNIHIKRINLVDENFQARFDAIARSYRYIIDHGEFDVFGSNYKVFLPKFDIKKANEILSNFVGEHDFSSYMKTGSNTKSPVREIFKAFCYEYKNQTIIVFKANGFLRAQVRLMVANLLKALSIKNGGELINVSLNGYPALTRIPAPAEGLYLNRVFYKFN, from the coding sequence ATGAAAATCCAACTAATTTATAGCTACGATGGCTCCAAATTTCAAGGCTCACAAACTCAGCCGCATGAAAATGGTGTAGAAGATGAGCTTTCGCGTGCTCTAGCTCACGTTGGAATATTTGAAAAAATAGTCTCTAGCTCACGTACAGACAAAAACGTCCATGCGATCAATCAAAGCTCAAGCGTAATTTGTGGAGATCATTTTAAAAATTTAGAGCATCTAAAAGAGCTAATCAACCGCCATGCTCATCCAAATATTCATATAAAACGTATAAATTTAGTTGATGAAAATTTTCAAGCAAGGTTTGATGCCATAGCAAGGTCTTATAGATACATTATAGATCATGGAGAATTTGATGTTTTTGGCTCAAACTATAAAGTCTTTTTGCCAAAATTTGATATCAAAAAAGCAAATGAAATTTTATCTAATTTTGTTGGTGAGCATGATTTTAGCTCCTATATGAAAACAGGAAGTAACACAAAAAGTCCGGTGCGAGAAATTTTTAAGGCATTTTGTTATGAATACAAAAACCAAACTATCATAGTTTTTAAAGCAAATGGATTTTTACGCGCACAAGTACGGCTTATGGTTGCAAATCTACTTAAAGCCTTAAGTATCAAAAATGGTGGTGAGCTCATTAATGTTTCACTTAACGGATACCCCGCCCTAACTCGTATCCCAGCTCCAGCTGAAGGACTTTATCTAAATAGAGTTTTTTATAAATTTAACTAG
- a CDS encoding Rrf2 family transcriptional regulator, translating into MFNAVNDKEKLFKIHSDSPKACPLGSKIEGLLTGHFLKAQEALEDSLRSITLQDLLDELIDL; encoded by the coding sequence ATTTTTAACGCAGTAAATGATAAAGAAAAACTTTTTAAGATCCACTCTGACTCACCTAAAGCCTGCCCACTTGGTAGCAAGATCGAGGGACTTTTAACTGGTCACTTCCTAAAAGCACAAGAAGCTTTAGAGGATAGTTTAAGAAGCATTACTTTACAAGATCTATTAGATGAGCTTATTGATTTATAA
- a CDS encoding ComEA family DNA-binding protein, with translation MKKIIFSLLVAASTLLAAINLNTATKEELMSLDGIGSSKADAIIEYRKANKFNSIEDIKNVNGIGDKTFENLKSDISVSGTTKIDETKAKTKSKKDDTKQKVSKKSDEVKEKKDGAKDSVKEVKDKKESPKDKAEKKSKAKKEKSKE, from the coding sequence ATGAAAAAGATTATATTCTCACTATTAGTAGCAGCTTCTACATTACTAGCAGCCATAAATTTAAACACTGCCACAAAAGAAGAGTTAATGAGTTTAGATGGCATAGGATCTTCAAAGGCAGATGCAATAATAGAGTATAGAAAAGCAAATAAATTTAACTCAATAGAAGATATAAAAAATGTAAATGGTATAGGTGATAAGACATTTGAAAATTTAAAATCAGATATATCAGTATCAGGCACTACAAAGATAGACGAAACAAAAGCTAAAACAAAATCTAAAAAAGATGACACAAAACAAAAAGTAAGTAAAAAGAGTGATGAAGTAAAAGAGAAAAAAGATGGTGCTAAAGATAGCGTAAAAGAAGTCAAAGATAAGAAAGAAAGCCCAAAAGATAAAGCAGAGAAAAAGAGCAAAGCTAAAAAAGAGAAAAGCAAAGAGTAA
- a CDS encoding pilus assembly FimT family protein, with translation MHKNKGFTVIELIFVIIAVGILAAMIIPRLEINGAREAATQMLTHIRYAQHLAMQDDKFVYSENEKFWFKMRWGIAINDTSLQECSVDEPGVKSWKYSIFYDKRGSGNKFSGNLNSKEEVAIDTQKSNKFLSAGWRGIPQSYCNKINTDLNIEKKYGIKSVKFVGSCGKGKTQTIDFDELGRPMRVVSVTGNKGAKRPYSRLLKGDCKIVLTDKNNNVASINIEKRSGYAYIN, from the coding sequence ATGCATAAAAACAAGGGTTTTACTGTTATAGAGCTTATCTTTGTGATTATTGCCGTAGGCATACTTGCAGCAATGATCATACCAAGGCTAGAAATAAATGGAGCTAGAGAGGCAGCTACACAGATGCTAACGCATATAAGGTACGCCCAGCACCTTGCCATGCAAGATGATAAATTTGTATATTCAGAAAATGAAAAATTTTGGTTTAAAATGAGATGGGGGATAGCTATTAATGACACTAGTTTGCAAGAGTGCTCTGTAGATGAGCCTGGAGTTAAATCTTGGAAATATAGTATTTTTTATGATAAAAGAGGTAGTGGTAATAAATTTAGTGGTAACTTAAATTCCAAAGAAGAGGTTGCCATCGATACGCAAAAGTCAAATAAATTTTTAAGTGCGGGCTGGAGAGGCATTCCTCAATCCTATTGTAATAAAATTAATACAGATTTAAATATTGAAAAAAAATATGGCATAAAATCGGTTAAATTTGTCGGTAGTTGCGGAAAAGGCAAAACGCAAACCATTGATTTTGATGAATTAGGTAGGCCTATGAGAGTGGTAAGTGTTACTGGCAATAAAGGAGCAAAAAGGCCTTATTCAAGACTATTAAAAGGTGATTGTAAGATAGTTTTAACAGATAAAAATAATAATGTGGCCTCTATAAATATAGAAAAAAGAAGTGGATACGCATATATAAACTAA
- a CDS encoding glycosyltransferase family 39 protein, producing the protein MLDKFREFVGHHVAFSVFLICLIDCIFLLYTANSLSISYSEAEIFFNKQNFLSHVLNLSVQIFGQTDIALRSVMIAFHVISVVLMYKISKFYIKLKFDRLIAVLFFILLPGTLASALIVNNAGLCVMLALLCIYFFHVKNKILFVVFFCLSFFIDGDFLIFYAGFFIFSLYKRRPPLAWLSAILFLLTLYFFGFDTNGRPSGHFIDTFGIFAAVFSPFVFIFFVYTIYRIWVKEKKDLLWFIAICSFCFCMIVSVRQRLELEQFLPFCVIATPLMVRVFFNSYRVRLPKFRKGYKICTTLVMLFLAINWSMIVFNQIFYLFLDNPTKHFVYKFDIVKELADKLKEAEIKDLYTDNKKLALRLKFYGIDVRDESKNLLLSVDLNGKSKFCIEKMGKVIANFDIRGR; encoded by the coding sequence TTGCTAGATAAATTTAGAGAATTTGTTGGACATCACGTCGCCTTTAGCGTATTTTTAATATGTTTGATTGATTGTATATTTTTACTTTATACGGCAAATTCTCTTAGCATAAGTTATAGTGAAGCTGAAATTTTTTTTAACAAACAAAATTTTCTTAGTCATGTTTTAAACTTAAGCGTTCAAATTTTTGGTCAAACAGATATTGCTCTAAGATCTGTGATGATTGCTTTTCATGTCATAAGTGTCGTTTTAATGTATAAGATAAGCAAATTTTACATTAAATTAAAGTTTGACAGACTTATTGCGGTATTGTTTTTTATCTTACTTCCTGGCACGTTAGCTTCAGCTCTTATCGTCAATAATGCTGGGCTTTGCGTTATGCTGGCGCTCCTATGTATATACTTTTTCCATGTTAAAAATAAAATTTTATTTGTAGTATTTTTTTGCCTTTCTTTTTTTATAGATGGCGATTTTTTGATATTTTACGCAGGATTTTTTATATTTTCACTTTATAAAAGAAGGCCTCCGCTTGCTTGGCTAAGTGCTATTTTATTTTTACTCACGCTTTACTTTTTTGGCTTTGATACAAATGGTAGGCCAAGTGGACACTTCATTGATACTTTTGGTATCTTTGCCGCTGTTTTTTCACCGTTTGTTTTTATCTTTTTTGTCTATACTATTTATAGAATTTGGGTTAAGGAAAAGAAGGATCTTTTATGGTTTATTGCGATTTGCTCATTTTGCTTTTGTATGATAGTCTCAGTGCGCCAAAGGCTAGAGCTTGAGCAGTTTTTGCCGTTTTGCGTGATCGCAACGCCACTTATGGTAAGAGTTTTTTTTAATTCGTATCGCGTAAGATTGCCAAAATTTAGAAAAGGCTATAAAATTTGTACGACTTTAGTGATGCTTTTTCTGGCTATAAACTGGTCGATGATTGTATTTAATCAAATTTTTTACCTATTTTTGGATAATCCAACAAAGCATTTTGTCTATAAATTTGATATTGTAAAAGAGCTTGCTGATAAATTAAAAGAAGCGGAAATCAAGGATTTATACACTGACAATAAAAAGCTTGCATTAAGACTTAAATTTTATGGTATAGATGTAAGAGATGAGTCTAAAAATTTATTATTAAGCGTCGATCTAAATGGAAAATCAAAATTTTGCATAGAAAAAATGGGAAAAGTAATTGCAAATTTTGACATAAGAGGCAGGTAG
- a CDS encoding phosphoribosyltransferase encodes MIFYSYDEFAVDTKKMAKQIKDEFDPEVILAVARGGLTLGHSLAVALNNRNLFTLNSIHYEDTNKLDTINIFNVPDLSKYTKILLVDDIIDSGESMVEIKRELLKRYPNLDIKIATVFYKEKALLLPEFKVKEAHDWIEFFWDIHI; translated from the coding sequence ATGATATTTTATAGCTACGATGAATTTGCCGTTGATACTAAAAAGATGGCAAAACAGATAAAAGACGAGTTTGATCCAGAGGTGATACTAGCTGTGGCAAGAGGCGGTCTAACGCTTGGCCACTCGCTAGCTGTTGCGCTTAATAATAGGAATTTATTTACCCTAAATTCTATCCATTACGAAGATACAAATAAGCTTGATACTATTAATATCTTTAACGTACCAGATCTTAGCAAATACACTAAAATTTTGCTCGTCGATGATATCATCGATAGTGGAGAGAGCATGGTCGAGATAAAAAGAGAGCTACTTAAGCGTTATCCAAATTTAGATATCAAAATAGCGACCGTCTTTTATAAAGAGAAAGCTCTGCTTTTACCAGAATTTAAGGTAAAAGAAGCTCACGATTGGATCGAGTTTTTTTGGGATATACATATTTAA